A genomic window from Sebastes fasciatus isolate fSebFas1 chromosome 7, fSebFas1.pri, whole genome shotgun sequence includes:
- the LOC141770620 gene encoding arfaptin-2-like isoform X1, protein MMADSIMSKAATMEIPINSNGDTGTLPEDDSLEQDLQQVMVSGPNLNETSIVSGGYGGPAGGIIPTSTIKGPAVHYNPQYLDRRRAPPPGPDIRMKSRGVSLPKSQSTASRLAQHTDQHPGSSNNNTGNSTEEVSRGVAVEKLDSVKKWGINTYKCTKQMFSERFGRGSRTVDLELEAQIDVLRDTKSKYETILRLATALTCHFQSMVQTQQALGDTFTDLSQKSPELQDEFGYNAETQKLLCRNGEALLSAITFFVSSIDTLVNKTMEDTLMTIKLYENARLEFDAYRSDLEEMSLGPKDAAAMVRIDMAQHDYQIHRDKYERLRSDVTIKLKFLDENKVKVMHKQLLLFHNAISAYFAGNQEQLEQTLIQFNVKLKPPGSDKPSWLEEQ, encoded by the exons ATGATGGCAGACAGTATCATGAGCAAGGCTGCTACCATGGAGATCCCCATTAACAGCAATGGAGACACAGGGACTCTGCCAGAGGATGACAGCCTGGAGCAG GATTTGCAGCAGGTGATGGTGTCTGGACCCAACCTGAATGAAACCAGCATTGTCTCAGGAGGTTATGGAGGACCTGCAGGGGGCATCATTCCCACCAGCACCATCAAAG GGCCTGCTGTTCACTACAACCCTCAGTATCTGGACAGAAGACGAGCTCCTCCACCAGGACCAG ACATTCGCATGAAATCCAGGGGTGTTAGCTTGCCTAAAAGCCAATCTACAGCAAGTCGACTCGCCCAACACACAGACCAGCATCCAG gGTCCTCGAACAATAACACTGGTAACTCCACTGAAGAAGTTTCTCGTGGTGTGGCAGTGGAGAAATTGGACAGTGTAAAGAAATGGGGCATAAACACATACAAG TGTACAAAGCAGATGTTCTCAGAGAGGTTTGGCAGAGGTTCAAGAACAGTAGACCTGGAACTGGAGGCCCAGATTGACGTGTTAAGAGATACCAAGAGCAAGTATGAAACCATCCTCAGATTGGCCACTGCACTCACCTGTCATTTTCAAAGCATGGTGCAGACACAACAGGCCCTAGGAGACACCTTCACCGACCTCAGCCAGAAGTCCCCAGAGTTGCAG GATGAGTTTGGGTATaatgcagaaacacaaaagctgttgtgtaggaATGGCGAGGCTCTGCTCAGTGCCATCACCTTCTTCGTGTCCAGTATCGACACCCTGGTCAACAAAACAATGGAGGATACTCTGATGACCATTAAGCTGTATGAAAACGCAAG ACTTGAGTTTGATGCCTATCGTTCTGATCTGGAGGAGATGAGTTTGGGCCCTAAGGATGCAGCTGCCATGGTCCGCATTGATATGGCTCAGCATGATTACCAGATCCACAGAGACAAATATGAAAGGCTGCGCAGTGATGTCACCATCAAGCTCAAATTCCTGGATGAAAACAAG gTGAAGGTTATGCACAAGCAGCTACTTCTCTTCCACAATGCTATCTCAGCTTACTTTGCTGGCAACCAGGAGCAGTTGGAACAAACTCTAATACAGTTCAATGTAAAGTTAAAGCCGCCAGGATCAGACAAGCCGTCCTGGCTGGAGGAGCAGTAA
- the LOC141770620 gene encoding arfaptin-2-like isoform X3, whose translation MMADSIMSKAATMEIPINSNGDTGTLPEDDSLEQDLQQVMVSGPNLNETSIVSGGYGGPAGGIIPTSTIKGSSNNNTGNSTEEVSRGVAVEKLDSVKKWGINTYKCTKQMFSERFGRGSRTVDLELEAQIDVLRDTKSKYETILRLATALTCHFQSMVQTQQALGDTFTDLSQKSPELQDEFGYNAETQKLLCRNGEALLSAITFFVSSIDTLVNKTMEDTLMTIKLYENARLEFDAYRSDLEEMSLGPKDAAAMVRIDMAQHDYQIHRDKYERLRSDVTIKLKFLDENKVKVMHKQLLLFHNAISAYFAGNQEQLEQTLIQFNVKLKPPGSDKPSWLEEQ comes from the exons ATGATGGCAGACAGTATCATGAGCAAGGCTGCTACCATGGAGATCCCCATTAACAGCAATGGAGACACAGGGACTCTGCCAGAGGATGACAGCCTGGAGCAG GATTTGCAGCAGGTGATGGTGTCTGGACCCAACCTGAATGAAACCAGCATTGTCTCAGGAGGTTATGGAGGACCTGCAGGGGGCATCATTCCCACCAGCACCATCAAAG gGTCCTCGAACAATAACACTGGTAACTCCACTGAAGAAGTTTCTCGTGGTGTGGCAGTGGAGAAATTGGACAGTGTAAAGAAATGGGGCATAAACACATACAAG TGTACAAAGCAGATGTTCTCAGAGAGGTTTGGCAGAGGTTCAAGAACAGTAGACCTGGAACTGGAGGCCCAGATTGACGTGTTAAGAGATACCAAGAGCAAGTATGAAACCATCCTCAGATTGGCCACTGCACTCACCTGTCATTTTCAAAGCATGGTGCAGACACAACAGGCCCTAGGAGACACCTTCACCGACCTCAGCCAGAAGTCCCCAGAGTTGCAG GATGAGTTTGGGTATaatgcagaaacacaaaagctgttgtgtaggaATGGCGAGGCTCTGCTCAGTGCCATCACCTTCTTCGTGTCCAGTATCGACACCCTGGTCAACAAAACAATGGAGGATACTCTGATGACCATTAAGCTGTATGAAAACGCAAG ACTTGAGTTTGATGCCTATCGTTCTGATCTGGAGGAGATGAGTTTGGGCCCTAAGGATGCAGCTGCCATGGTCCGCATTGATATGGCTCAGCATGATTACCAGATCCACAGAGACAAATATGAAAGGCTGCGCAGTGATGTCACCATCAAGCTCAAATTCCTGGATGAAAACAAG gTGAAGGTTATGCACAAGCAGCTACTTCTCTTCCACAATGCTATCTCAGCTTACTTTGCTGGCAACCAGGAGCAGTTGGAACAAACTCTAATACAGTTCAATGTAAAGTTAAAGCCGCCAGGATCAGACAAGCCGTCCTGGCTGGAGGAGCAGTAA
- the LOC141770620 gene encoding arfaptin-2-like isoform X2: MMADSIMSKAATMEIPINSNGDTGTLPEDDSLEQDLQQVMVSGPNLNETSIVSGGYGGPAGGIIPTSTIKDIRMKSRGVSLPKSQSTASRLAQHTDQHPGSSNNNTGNSTEEVSRGVAVEKLDSVKKWGINTYKCTKQMFSERFGRGSRTVDLELEAQIDVLRDTKSKYETILRLATALTCHFQSMVQTQQALGDTFTDLSQKSPELQDEFGYNAETQKLLCRNGEALLSAITFFVSSIDTLVNKTMEDTLMTIKLYENARLEFDAYRSDLEEMSLGPKDAAAMVRIDMAQHDYQIHRDKYERLRSDVTIKLKFLDENKVKVMHKQLLLFHNAISAYFAGNQEQLEQTLIQFNVKLKPPGSDKPSWLEEQ, from the exons ATGATGGCAGACAGTATCATGAGCAAGGCTGCTACCATGGAGATCCCCATTAACAGCAATGGAGACACAGGGACTCTGCCAGAGGATGACAGCCTGGAGCAG GATTTGCAGCAGGTGATGGTGTCTGGACCCAACCTGAATGAAACCAGCATTGTCTCAGGAGGTTATGGAGGACCTGCAGGGGGCATCATTCCCACCAGCACCATCAAAG ACATTCGCATGAAATCCAGGGGTGTTAGCTTGCCTAAAAGCCAATCTACAGCAAGTCGACTCGCCCAACACACAGACCAGCATCCAG gGTCCTCGAACAATAACACTGGTAACTCCACTGAAGAAGTTTCTCGTGGTGTGGCAGTGGAGAAATTGGACAGTGTAAAGAAATGGGGCATAAACACATACAAG TGTACAAAGCAGATGTTCTCAGAGAGGTTTGGCAGAGGTTCAAGAACAGTAGACCTGGAACTGGAGGCCCAGATTGACGTGTTAAGAGATACCAAGAGCAAGTATGAAACCATCCTCAGATTGGCCACTGCACTCACCTGTCATTTTCAAAGCATGGTGCAGACACAACAGGCCCTAGGAGACACCTTCACCGACCTCAGCCAGAAGTCCCCAGAGTTGCAG GATGAGTTTGGGTATaatgcagaaacacaaaagctgttgtgtaggaATGGCGAGGCTCTGCTCAGTGCCATCACCTTCTTCGTGTCCAGTATCGACACCCTGGTCAACAAAACAATGGAGGATACTCTGATGACCATTAAGCTGTATGAAAACGCAAG ACTTGAGTTTGATGCCTATCGTTCTGATCTGGAGGAGATGAGTTTGGGCCCTAAGGATGCAGCTGCCATGGTCCGCATTGATATGGCTCAGCATGATTACCAGATCCACAGAGACAAATATGAAAGGCTGCGCAGTGATGTCACCATCAAGCTCAAATTCCTGGATGAAAACAAG gTGAAGGTTATGCACAAGCAGCTACTTCTCTTCCACAATGCTATCTCAGCTTACTTTGCTGGCAACCAGGAGCAGTTGGAACAAACTCTAATACAGTTCAATGTAAAGTTAAAGCCGCCAGGATCAGACAAGCCGTCCTGGCTGGAGGAGCAGTAA